The following nucleotide sequence is from Paenibacillus odorifer.
GCATCTTTCACAGCGAATCTATCAGGAAGTCTGCTCAATTTAGCCTAAAGTGTGGGGTTCCAGGTTCACTCGTAAACAAGATGAGTGAACACCATGAGGAACTGTTTACTTGGGTGAAGCCTATCGAGGGAGCCAAAGTGATCCTAGAACCAGAGGAGAACATTCTATTAGGAGGGAAGCAATTTCAAATTAAATTGGGTAACGGTCATGCGGAAGGGAGTATCGGCTTTCTTAACGAGTCAAGCAAATTATTCATAGGTGGTGACCTTCTGCTTGAGAAAATCACGCCTAATATTACGTATGATTACAGTACCAACACCAACCCCCTACAAGATTATTTTGATACCCTACAAATGCTGCGGACATTACAAATCCAAACTGTCCTTCCTGGGCACGGCAAAGTATTTGAGTTAGCTGAATCGTTCATCGATGGCGTAATTAAGCATCATCTTGAACGTCTTCAGGAGATCCGGTCCATATGGAGAAACTTAAACGCCGAAGAACTCACCCCTTACGAAATCAGCACCTATTTATTCCCTAAGGTAGTCGATCCTGCTTCCCTAAATTTTGCGCTTGGAGAAACGGTAGCGCATTTGCGGTACTTACAGAAGAGGAATGAGCTTAGCATTATAGAACGAGATGAATCGTTATATTGTGTTTTGAACGATGTTCTATGAGTAGCGGGCGCTTTTTTTGTTTTTGAAGCATGGCCATATAACAGGTTTGTTTTGATGTAGGCTTCTGCCGTAAATAATGAAAATTCAAAAGCCATGCGGGGAATCCCGCATGGCTTTGCAATATTTTTTATCCACTACATGCCTACAGCTGAGGAAACTGCGGCAAAGATTGCCGCCACCAGCCAAAGAATCGGAAACAGCTTGAGAATTACCTTTAACCATTGTCCAAAATTGATCCGGGCGATGGCCAAACCTGCCAGCAGCACACCGCCTGTTGGCGAAATGAGATTCGTTAATCCATTTCCAAATTGGTATGCGGTTACTACTGCTTCGCGGTTAACACCCACAAGATCGCCTAATGGTGCAAGCACAGGCATCGTCAAGGCCGCCTCTCCTGATGAAGAAGGAACCAAGAACGTAATAATATTATGCACGACCAGCATGATGGTGGTGAACAAGTAATTCGGCAAGCCCTCAAGCATAGTAGCCAGCCCATTCAAAATGGTATCGATAATCATCCCGTTCTCTGCAACGACGAGGATCCCCCGGGCCAAACCGATAATCACGGCAGCGTAGATAAATTCTCCGCAACCTTTAACAAAATTCTCGGCAATTTCCTTCTGACTCATCCGGGTGACAATCCCCGAAAAAATCCCAAGTGCAAAGAAAAGCGCTCCGATCTCGGTCATATACCAGCCTTTGCTCAGTATTCCCCAGACAATTAGCCCCAAGGTAAAGATGAAGCCTCCAATAATTAATTTATCCCGGTTCGAGAAACTTACATCTATCCCATCGTTCTCCTTGATGAAGTGTTGGCGGTTTAGAATATCATTTTGGAATACCGCTGATTTCTCCGGATTCTTCTTCACCCGCTGCGCATACCACATCGTAAAACCAATCGATATCGCAGTAAAAACAACCCATTCAATAAATCTGAGCCATAGCTGTGGATTTCCCTGCACCCCTGCTACGCCTTGCGCAATCAATACAGAGAAAGGATTAACGGTTGATCCGACATAGCCGATCTGTGTACCGAGAAATAGAATGAGAATCGCCGCCATGGAGTCAAAGCCCAAGGCAAACATTAACGGTATAAAAATGGCATAAAGCGGAATGATTTCTTCACTCATTCCAAAGGTTGAACCCCCCAGGCTGAAAATCACCATGGCTATCGGAATCAGTAATATCCCTTTACTTTTGAGTCTTCCGGCTAGAGCCATCAGTGCCCGGTCAATCGCCCCAGTCTGCAGAATAATTCCAAAAGCTCCCCCTACAATCAGGACGAAGGCGACGACATCAGCAGCATTGATGATTCCTTCTAACGGCGCACTGGCAATTTGGGCAAATCCTTGTCTCAAATCCCCTTGCTCACTGATTTTGGGAACGGTATGATAGGTTCCCGGGATGATGGCTGTTCTGGAGGAACCATCCACCAGCACTTCCTGACGGTCAAATTGGCCGCTCGGGACAATCCAGGTTAATCCGGCAATAGCCACGATAATCAGAAAAATCAATGTATAACTATGAGGAAGGGACCATTTTATTTTACGTTTAACCGTTTCCATTTCTACCCCTCGTTCCTGGCAGCATCATAGGTGATTTGACCGGCGGTAATTGTCAAAATCACACGTGCATCTCTAATCTCGGTTGCAGCTGTATCCAGAAGATTACGGTCAAATACAGCGATATCAGCAGCTTTTCCAACTTCCAAGGTTCCTGTACTTTCCATACCGCAATGTCTGGCCCCGTTAATCGTCCAGGCCTTTAGGACTTCTGATGCCGGCATCCCCTGCTCGGAATTCCAGCCTCCCGGAGGGGATCCATCAGGGAACAACCGAAAAGAAGCCGCATACAGCGAATCAGGAACACTGGTGAGGAAAAGCGGCAAATCTGTACCTATCGTAATCGGTACATTGGCCTCAAGCATGGACTTGTAATTATAAAACCGGCTTTCATTCTCTTTTCCGGCCACAGCAGCCATATAAGCATCCTCATAAGAAGAATTTAAGAGCAAGATCTGGGCATATACCTCGGCAAAAATCCCGTTCTCCCCCATCCTCTGAATGTCTTCGGGATGTGGATATTCTAAATCGCTGATTGAATGCCTAATCCGCTGTTCTCCCCGGTTACGATTGCAATCTTCGATCATGTCTACTGCCTTACGAATTGCTGCATCCCCCTCAGCCGTTAGACAGCATTTAATTCCATGGCTATCTGCTGCCCGAAATGCCTCTTCTAACCCTTCGTAGTCAACTGACTGCAAGTTTGTAACACCTGGCATATCCGCATAAGGCTCCAGCATATCTCCCGTATGATCAGCTACCACACCATCCAACATCAGCTTATATCCCTGAAACCGAAGAAATTCTCCTTGATAACGCTCTTTGTACTGCAAACCCGTGGAAATATCAAGCGGCTGCAATACAGGTTCAAGCGCAAAATGGACCCGCAACGGCAGCTCTCCCGTTGCTTCCAGCTCTTCAAGGACCGGCAACAAACCGCTATGCCTGTCAAAGCCTATATCTTTTATCGAAGTGACACCCCGTTTAGCAAGCATTCGGGCAAAGTCCAAAAACTCTTGTCTGACTAATTCCTGATCCTGCATCATGTCATGAAGGAGGAGGGCGCGTGATTCCGCGCTGCATTGGTCAGGGAGAAACTGATACTTATCCTGAGCAAACTTGTTCATCCAACAATAGCTTTTCGTCAGATTAATGGCGATTACAGCCCATTCAGTAAAAGCTTCGTCTAATAAGCTTTGCCCCGGAAGCTCGCCCCAACACTCTTCACTCCACCCGTAAGCGTATACATTTTGCTTTGAGGGTATTTTTTCTGCTTCTTGTTTAAGCAACTCTAAAGCCTCTTGAATTGTAGCGACATTCGTCAGATCCACTCCACGGTGCATGGACATGTAACCGGTAAAAAAAACATGGTTATCATGTATACCAGGCATAATGAACGCATCCTTCAGATGATGAACAAATGTTGCCGGTCCTATCCATTCCTCTGCTTCTGCCGGGATTCCAACCGCGACGATTCGCTCCCCTTGCAGGGCAATAAATGCCGGTGAAGCGCCATCTTCTATTCCTGTAAATACTGCATTAGACAACAGTACCCGATCTGCAAAACCATGTTTAACTGCTTCCATGATTTCAACGCCTTTCTGCCGATTAATAATACGACTTATAACGTTATATTGAAGCTTCTGCTTCCCGCTTACCGCAAGAAGCAGAATGAATTATAAAGTAAATTGATAACGGTCACCGATAATGTACTGCTTGCCTACATGAACCGGCTGACTGTCCTGATCATAAATAATAGTGTTCATATAGAACAAAGGATCACCAATGGGAATCTCCAGTAATTTTGCTTGCTGTTCATCAGCCAAGGTGATTTGCAACACCGTTTCTCCCGGCTGATTGGGATCAATATGATAACGTTTCCGCAGCAGCTCATATACCGATCCTTCAAGCTTTTCATCCATTAAGAAAGAAAAACGGTCATACGGATAATAGTTATTTTCCAGCATTAGGGGTCTTTCGCCAGCATATCTTTTACGTTGAATATATAACACCGGTTCACCCTGCTGTATTTGCAGCCGCTCCGCGGTTTCTTGATCGGCTTTAAGTTTAGTTCTCTCCGTAACGACGCTGTGTGATGAAACACCATTGGCTTTGCAGGCCGCCGTAAAACTGATGACATGCTCAATCTTGCGGCCGATCTTTTGTGCGTTGACAAAAGTGCCCTTGCCCTGGCGTTTCGTCAGATATCCCTCATTCACCAATTCCTCTATAGCTTTCCTAACAGTAATTCGGCTGACATTATATGTTTCACTAAGCTCAATTTCAGTAGGAATTTTATCTCCTGAACTAAAGGTACCGTTCGCAATGGCGGATTGGACCGCTTTTTTCAATTGAATATATAATGGCTCTGCCTGCTCTGAATTTAACATGATTTACCCTCACTTGTTATATAACGTTATATTACTCTATTGTTAGAGTAACAAACGATCCTCTTTTTCACAAGCAAAGATAAGTACGCATCCGTTGTTAATAAGAAGCCCCGAATCCAAAGGAACCTTCCACCATACAGCTCTTGGCAGCTAATCTGGAGCCTTCCCGCATAGCAGCTTGAATATCACCATCCTTAATCATACTCATTAAAAAGGCAGTAATATAAGAGTCGCCTGCTCCCATCGTATCAACAGCCTCAATAAGCTCAGGGGTCTGATAATAAAAGCTTGCTCCATCATAGGCAATGGATCTGTCTCCCCCGCGTGTTGCCACCAATACTTGGCCTTCTCTTCTGCGTTTAGTCTCAATAAAATTCTGCGTCTCTTCATCCGTCATATGGCTGCAGGAAAAGAAAGCAAAATCCGCATTGCCAATATACCGTTCTACCTGCGCATCCTCGAAGTCATCGGAGAAATCAAAAGAGAGGGGAATTCCCAGTTCATTCAGCTCCGCAAGCAAATGTCCGGTGTGACTATAAAGCCCTGTATGGATGATATCAAACCCGCGGATATATTCTCTGTCGGCTTCACTCAACGCTATTGGATTCAGTCTCGTAACCCCGCCTTCGTTGCTGCCCAGAAATACCCGTTCCCCATTCTCTAAGGTTACCCGTGCACATCCGTTCTCTCCGCTATGATGTCTGCAATGTGAGATATCGATTTCCAGCTGCTGCAGCGTATTTTCCACAAGACGTGCCTCGTCATCATCGCCGAAAACACCGAGGAAAGCCGCGACAGCTCCTTCACCTTTGGCGAAAACACTAAAGTTGAGTGCATTGCCGCCGGGATACATCGTACGCTGATGAACATACTTGTCTACCACATTATCGCCAATACCTAGAGCTTTCATGGTTTTATCCTCCCGATTAGTAGGCTACTTTCCCCATATAACGGCGGGTTTCTAGCGGATGATTTCTCACCTCGGCAAGAGCCTCGCGATAGACACAAATGATACTGTAGAATAATACCGGATTAAAGAATTCCACAACTTCATCAGCAATTGTACCAATTCCCAGCTCTTTAGCATCAATCACTTCGACTTTCTCTGCATACTGATTCAGGAAAGTCCGTGCTCGTTCATCCAGCTCACGGGTGCGCCCTTCATTAATCATTAGGATGAATGGGGTTTCTTTATCCGTCACTTCAAAAGGACCATGGAAGAATTCACCGGAGTGAATCGCCGCAGCATGCAGCCATTGCATTTCCATCAAAGAACAGATTGCAAATCCATAAGCATGTCCGTACGAAGCTCCACTCGTCAAGATATAATAAAGCTCCTCATTACGGTATTTGTTGGCAAACACACGGGCACGTGGAGCGACCTGCTTTTTACCCTGGTTAATAATGCCATCGATGGCTTCCAATCCTTTTTGAAAAGCTTCAACATGCGCATACCCTTCAGCCGCATCTAACAATTGAGTAGCGAGATCCAGAATGATAGCCATCGGGTTATTTTTCACATTGCTATCATCTCCCCATTCATACAAGAAAGAATAATCAGAGTAATTCAGCAGCGCAGCTTCCTTGTTATGGGTTAGGCCAATGGTGTGCGCTCCATGCTGTTTGGCTACTTGCGCCGCAGCTACCGATTCCGGTGTATTTCCGCCATGGGAACAAACGATTACTACCGATTGTGTGCCCAGACGTTTAGGCAATGCATGAACAAACTCATTCGCCGTATAGAGCCCTGCTACCAGTTTCTTCGCTTCACTATCCAAAAAATATTTCGCGGGATACATATCAACCAGTGAACCCCCACAAGCTACAAAATATACCTCTGAAATCCCCTCTGCCACTTTTTCACGGATACTTTGAACAACCTGATTTGTATTCATTTGATTCTCTCCTTTGATATAACGTTATATAACGTATTGTTTACGAGATAAATATAACCGCTTTCAAAAATGCTGTCAACTATTAATTTATTCAGAATTCAACTCCAAAATATCTTCGGCAGCGACGATCTGTAATGCTCTGATTTTTAAAATAAAAAAATCGCATGACCTCAATATTTCATGAGAGTCATGCGATCTTCTGGTCAAGGATGATAATGTTAACAGACTGTTGATATATAGTACATTATTACAGTAATTATTATATAGCTTCCTAAAATGCCACTCTTAGCGTGTTTTTTTCAAACTATTTGTTCTGATGACCCAAAGAATAAATTATATTAGCAATGGATTGCGGACTTTCTCCACCATTGGACTCGAGCCACTGATTAATGACTCCAATAGATCCATAAACCTTGTAAGTGAAAGAATAGTCCCTTAGAAAGGGTTCGTTCCAATTTTGTTCAAGTAAAACTCGTGTTAAAAATTCACTTTTTCCACTCTCTGAAATTAGAAGCTGATACATGGTTTTCTTATCTTGAATGATGTTTAACAGTTTGACCATGGATTCTTCAGATGTGCAAGGACTGCCTCCTTCTTGTAATGCTTCCACCAATTCTTTATTAAATTCATTCTGCATCACTTCAAATAATTCAAAAGGATCTTTGTAGTGCAAATAAAAGGTGCCACGGTTGATATCAGCGTAGTTACATATTTCAGTGACCGTTATTTGAGGTAACTTTTTGGTTTCTAATAAAACCAGGAAGCTCTCTTTAATGAGATTAATCGTATATTTAGTTCTTCTGTTATTCTTGGTTCCAACCATATGCTCCTCCTGTTCTATCCTTTCAACATAATAGATGTAATCTGTTTACTTCATAACATTTACAAAGGTATTGATTATTGTGATTGTTCAGACGTGTAGATTATACTGACAACACGACATTAAATCAACACATGTCAAGGAGATGAACTAACCATGACAATCACTTCAGATAAAACAAACATTCTTATAGTAGGTGCAGGAGCAGTAGGTTTCTCTGTAGGTTACCATCTACATTTATCAGGCACCGATGTTACCTTTCTTGTACGAAAAGGACGAAAAGCAGACTTCGCTCCTCCTCAAAAACTATATTGCTATGACGATGATACATTGAAAGAATTTAGCAACTTTAATGTCATAGAAGATATAGAAGAAATAAAACCTCAGCAGTATCAATTTATTATTATTACATTGGACGGAAATGTGAGCCGTTCACCAGAAGGCGTAGCTACGTTATCCAAATTGGGAGGTGTCGTTCGTAATTCTAAAACTACGGTGATTATGAGTGCGTTTGGAAGCGGGATTCGTGAACATTACATTCAGTATATGAGAATTCCGGAAGACCAGCTGTTAAGAGGAATACTGGGTACGTTAAGTCATCAATCCAAGGCTGATTTGCCTGTGCATGCACCAACAGACCCCAAACTCATTAACCAAGCCATTGTCTGTTACAAACATCCGGCGAACAAGGTCGGTTTCCAGGTCGAGAACAATAATAAATCAGCTGCCAAACAATTTAGCGCACTGTACAATAACTCTGGGGTCTCACGCTGTGGTCAAGTAAGTCCGGCGATGTTCAATATTTACTCAAGTATCGGTTTTCCTGTGTACGCTGCTTGTGATATCGTAGGTTGGCCGAAATTCTCAGTCGTTATTGCAAATAAAGATCTTTGGCAGCTCGCTTGCCGTGCTCAGGGTGAAATAGCATCCCTGCCCAAGCATGGTCTAATCGGTAAGATTATGAGTTTTGTGATGGGGCCACGCATGACAGCAAAAATACATCTCAAAATGGAACAAGATATGCTGCCGCTAGATTATCAAGCATTCAATCGTTTCCATCATGGGGGTAAAGTGAAGGCTCAGGATGTAGAATCTCTACGGAATTCGATTGTAGAGGGAGAACTTCAAGGCCGGCAGATGAAGGCTTTAAAGGAATTATTGCAACGTGTTGAACATAATTAACATCCGCACAAAAAAACAGTATTTCATCAAAGATGAAATACTGTTTCCGCTCCGAACATTCATAATAGCGAATAACATTTTCCTTGTTCAGCTTGGAAGGTTACACTTTCGTCCTTTGCTGCCCGCTGGCTTCGTGCCACCCGTGCTGATATGCAGCATTCGGTCAGCCCGCTCTTCATCTAATTTAATCAGATACAGCAAAGGAGACTTATATTCTTCTACGCAAATTCTGTATTCCTAAGGTTTTCACTATGATGCCGAAGACGGGGGCAAGTACCGCATATTTCGAGCCATTGTTTCAAACATCAGCGACCATCGTCCGGTTTCTTCCCCTGCTCTTGGCCAGGTATAACGCTTGATCCGCCTTCTCCAGCAGCCCCTCCCGCTCCAATGCATGAATAGGATAATGGGCGATTCCTAGAGAGATCGTAACCTGTGTCGGGATTGGCCCCCTGCTTTGTTCCATTGCCCGCCGGACTCTTTCAGCTATGGTGAAGGCTTCCTCGGGTCTAGTGTGGGCTAGCAAGATGATGAACTCTTCACCGCCGTAGCGGTGGCAAACATCGTCTGGACGAAACGAGGTAACTATAACATTGGCTACATGTTTCAGCACTTCGTCGCCGATGAGATGGCCGTAGGTGTCGTTCACGAGTTTGAATTTGTCTACATCCAGCACAATGAGCGAAAACGGTTGTCCTGAGTCAATCCACTGACTCATCGTATACTCTAAGGATCTTCGGTTCATTAAACCGGTCAGAGCATCCGTCGTAGCCTCTTGGGTCAGTTGATCCGTCTGCTTCTGAATATCCGTCACGGCAAGCAACACAGCCTTGGTCAGCAGATCTGCCTCTCGGCTCCATTGCGGCTTCGCTTCTGGCAATTCAATCTTCTCCTTGCCCATCCTGCTCACCAGATTTGCCAGGTACACAAAAGGCCGGGCCAGCTTGCGTGCTACGAGAATGACGCCCATCAGGAGTATAATGAACGGAAACAACGAATACCAGAGAATGGTCCGAAGGTGCCCCATCAGTTGATGATGGATGACACTAATCGGCGAAACGACCACAATTCCCCATCCGTTGGCTGGAACGCTGGAGTATCCGGCAAGCATTTCAACGTCACGGGTGTTACGCACTTGCTGTTCCCCACTCTCCCCATTCATGAGTTTCTGCACAACCTTGTTATTGCTAACATCCTCCCCAATGAGCTGCTTATCCGGGTGGTACAACAGATGCCCGCTTGAATCCACAATATAATAATAGGAGCCAGAATCGTCCACGTTATTATCGCCAAAAATCATAGACAAAATATTGTTCTCCTGCAGATAAAATGTGCCGCTCAAAATACCGCGATATGTACCATTCTTGCTAAAAATCGGCTGACTCATAAAAACGATTAGTCTCTTGGTGGTTTGGGTCATGTAGGGGGAGGATATGTAAGGTTTCTTTAACGCCAGAGCTTCCAAACCGACCTTAGAAGTAATATGGTTTCCTACTGACCCCAAACTAGCCGGTACTACATTGCGGATCAGCCCGTCGGCATCGAGCACGGCGATAGAATTGAAGTAATTGCTACTATTGCGCATCAGTTCCAAATTATCATCCACTTGCTTGGGCGTTAAGGTTTCGTCATCGGAGAGTGTGTCAGCACTGTATTCCAAACTGCTGCGCATGGACTGAAATAAGGAATCCATTGTTTTGGTCATTCGGTCAGCGTTGTAGTAATTCAGATGGAGTGTAGTCTCCATCAATGATTGTTTTTTGGACTCGTAAGAGCCAATCAGAAGAATGCTTGAGGTTAGTAGAACCACCAGCGTAACCAAGCCCGTAAGCAGCGATGTGAGACTGAGCTTTTTACTTTGACGCGGCTCGGCTCTTCTCAGTGTAAGCAAACTTTAACCCTCCTTGGTTCTTGAAAACTAGCTTAATCAATAATACAACAAATTAAGATGTTATTCGACAGTAATCAATGAGCACGGATCTCTCATACCACTGCGCGTACCGTTTGATATACGGCGGTTCATGAAATCTTCCATGCTAAAAACTCCCCTCCAGAGCTTGTGATTAGACAAGCACTGATAAGGAGTATTACCATCCTGAGTACTGTGTGTTTGAATGTGATTCCCAGATATACAGAACCTTAGCTTTTGACGGAAGCTTTACTCAAGAAAAACAAAAAAACCTTGATTTCTCAAGGTTCACTATGATGCCGAGGACGGGAGTCGAACCCGTACGGTACTCACGTACCGCAGGATTTTAAGACATGGGTTTTTATTGATATGATATGGAACTAAACTCAATAACCTAGTCATATCAAGGACTCAACCCGTTCTTATATTGTTCTCATTTGGACTGGTTTCTACTGGTTGACCTAGAGTCTGTCCCCAGTTCGTCCCCAGCCCGTCCCCTGCGATTATTTAACAAAACCTTGTATTATAAAGATAAAAATACCACTTATACTATAACCAGAGTTTTGATCCCTTGCAACAGAAATTAAAATCTGTGCAAGGATTTTTGTTGCTTCTTGGGTTAGTGTCTGGTTAATATCTAATTTGTGTAATTGCATGCCTCACTTCTTTGCTCTCATTAATTTGCATATCTAATAAAAACCTAAATGTAATCTATCAATTACTTGAAACATGCTAAAATATCTTTGGTTACAGAGAAACGCAAAACCCCACCAGTATAATCACTGATGAGGCATATTTTTACAATCGTATCGGTTGGGTGTCTTATGTCTATATTGAGCTAACGTTTCCCGTTAGCGCAACGACTTACTCTGTTGGATTTCGTGTTCCTCAACATAAAGCGGTATCAGAGAAGGCGGATCGTACCTTATCGCGGCCTTTAAACGACAAAATGGTGCCGATAGCCATAGCCCCATAGCCGCAACGAAATAATGAACCTAATCCGACAGTGCCCGCATGATGTTGGATTTCGCCTCTGCCGCAATTGCTTCATTCCCGTCATCGACCGCTTGCATTAAGATCAGTATGGGGATGTATACCGCGATTAGCCGCGCCAGCAGCTTCGTTTCCTCGTCCGCTCCTCCGTACGTTTCGAAAAACACGCCGCGAGCGTAAGGTGGTAAAAAGCTATAAGCAACGCTCAAATCGCAAGCCGGATGGCCTACGCTCAGATCGCCCCAATCAATGATGCCGGAAACGATCCCGTTCTCATTCACAAGCATATTTTTGAAATGAAGATCGCCATGTAGCAGTGCATTCACCGCCTCGACACGGTCCTTTTGCAGCCTGCTAATATACGCTTCGATCACACCGGACTCCTCCGGCGACAAGTGTTCAACCACCTTCGATAGAAAGCCCTCCAATTTCACTTTGCGCGATGCTATGTCCGTCAAGTTTCGATGATCTTGCTGAACTCCGCACTTCAGCGCCGCCTGCACCGGAAACTCATGCAATCTCCGCAAAAATTTCGCCAGCGTCTCTGCCGATAAAGCCCGGCGTTCTTCCGTCAAACCGATTGGGAAATCTCCTAGCACGTAGGCATAGCCAAGAAATGGTGCCGGGTATTCGTCACTTGCTTCGCCATAAAACAACGGTTTCGGATAGGGGATGGTTATATATGCCTCCAGCTTTGGCAGCAGCTTCCCTTCCATACGAATCGAGCCAACTGCAATCGTTCTTCTTGGAAACCGGAACACGTACTCGTCACCGATGAGAAAAACCGTATTGTCCCAGCCCCAGCCCAGTCGCTTCACTTGCTTCGATGACAGCTGAGGGAATTGTCTGCCGATCAGCGTCCGCGCCTGCTCTTCGTTAACCTCCCACTCCGCATCCCATACATTCGTTCCTCCCATGAATTGTCTGCCTCCTCGTTCCTTACGTTATTTAGATGTTTACATTCCCTAAAAGTTACGCATAACTGCCCGTTAGCTTAAATGAAAAAGCAGCCGGTTGTTTGAGCGGCTGCTTACATGTTTTTATTAAATTAACGTTTCCCATTAGCTTAATGATCATTTACTGATTCAGTACACAAGGAGCATTTGAAATTCCCCATATATTAGTTATCAAGTATTTTTTCCATTATCGCATTTCCATCATTGTTCTCAACTTCTTTATATTTTAGTTTTTTATATAGATTGTAGGCTGGTTCATTGAAATTAAATACACTAAGTCTGAGTTTTCTAATTCCTTTATCTTTGGCATCCTGCTCTATCAATTTCATAGTTTCAAATCCATATCCCTTATTTCTGTAATTTTGCTTAACCAAAAAATCACAAATGAATCCTGATGTATTCTCTTTTTCATACCAAATAAAACCAATTTTTTCTAAACTATGATTTATCATTACATATAAATAATTATTTTTTGTTGATAAACCCATCGGAAGTAGTTCATTGAATTCTTTTTCAGCACACTTATAAGCATCTTTATCGCTACTCATTTTAGATTTGATTAAATCTTTTGCATAGTCATTAACAGACCACTCTTTAAATTTTTCAAATTCATTTTCTGTCATATTTCGAATCTTTATCATTTATTAACCCCTATTCATTTAAATTTCTCGTTCGTATTTTTTCACAAACACGAGTTGTATAAAAGAAATTCCACTAAATAATCTTTTGCATAAGGCAACAGGATGTTGCGAATGAATTACTTTAAAAGTTTTTTGGGCCGCTCTTTCAGATAATGTCATATTTACGAACTTCGTAAATAATTCCATATGTAGAGTATTCGCGAATTTATTGAGCCATCCTACCCGAATCTAATTAGCTTTTCGTTCATCCTCAATTCCAAACAGTACAACAGATGCTTGCCCCACTGGATTTAACTCTATTTTTCACACTTCTTCTGTAAGGCTATTCCAAGCTATTTAACTTATTGATGACATTCTGAAGTCCCTATTTTGTTGACTTCTTGAAACAGAAAATTTCAAATTACTACTCCTAGTTTTGAGAGAACCCGATCCATTTCATCAAAATGTTCTTTGTCGCTTG
It contains:
- a CDS encoding phosphotransferase, coding for MGGTNVWDAEWEVNEEQARTLIGRQFPQLSSKQVKRLGWGWDNTVFLIGDEYVFRFPRRTIAVGSIRMEGKLLPKLEAYITIPYPKPLFYGEASDEYPAPFLGYAYVLGDFPIGLTEERRALSAETLAKFLRRLHEFPVQAALKCGVQQDHRNLTDIASRKVKLEGFLSKVVEHLSPEESGVIEAYISRLQKDRVEAVNALLHGDLHFKNMLVNENGIVSGIIDWGDLSVGHPACDLSVAYSFLPPYARGVFFETYGGADEETKLLARLIAVYIPILILMQAVDDGNEAIAAEAKSNIMRALSD
- a CDS encoding GNAT family N-acetyltransferase; translated protein: MIKIRNMTENEFEKFKEWSVNDYAKDLIKSKMSSDKDAYKCAEKEFNELLPMGLSTKNNYLYVMINHSLEKIGFIWYEKENTSGFICDFLVKQNYRNKGYGFETMKLIEQDAKDKGIRKLRLSVFNFNEPAYNLYKKLKYKEVENNDGNAIMEKILDN
- a CDS encoding ketopantoate reductase family protein, with translation MTITSDKTNILIVGAGAVGFSVGYHLHLSGTDVTFLVRKGRKADFAPPQKLYCYDDDTLKEFSNFNVIEDIEEIKPQQYQFIIITLDGNVSRSPEGVATLSKLGGVVRNSKTTVIMSAFGSGIREHYIQYMRIPEDQLLRGILGTLSHQSKADLPVHAPTDPKLINQAIVCYKHPANKVGFQVENNNKSAAKQFSALYNNSGVSRCGQVSPAMFNIYSSIGFPVYAACDIVGWPKFSVVIANKDLWQLACRAQGEIASLPKHGLIGKIMSFVMGPRMTAKIHLKMEQDMLPLDYQAFNRFHHGGKVKAQDVESLRNSIVEGELQGRQMKALKELLQRVEHN
- a CDS encoding sensor domain-containing diguanylate cyclase, producing MLTLRRAEPRQSKKLSLTSLLTGLVTLVVLLTSSILLIGSYESKKQSLMETTLHLNYYNADRMTKTMDSLFQSMRSSLEYSADTLSDDETLTPKQVDDNLELMRNSSNYFNSIAVLDADGLIRNVVPASLGSVGNHITSKVGLEALALKKPYISSPYMTQTTKRLIVFMSQPIFSKNGTYRGILSGTFYLQENNILSMIFGDNNVDDSGSYYYIVDSSGHLLYHPDKQLIGEDVSNNKVVQKLMNGESGEQQVRNTRDVEMLAGYSSVPANGWGIVVVSPISVIHHQLMGHLRTILWYSLFPFIILLMGVILVARKLARPFVYLANLVSRMGKEKIELPEAKPQWSREADLLTKAVLLAVTDIQKQTDQLTQEATTDALTGLMNRRSLEYTMSQWIDSGQPFSLIVLDVDKFKLVNDTYGHLIGDEVLKHVANVIVTSFRPDDVCHRYGGEEFIILLAHTRPEEAFTIAERVRRAMEQSRGPIPTQVTISLGIAHYPIHALEREGLLEKADQALYLAKSRGRNRTMVADV
- a CDS encoding TetR/AcrR family transcriptional regulator: MVGTKNNRRTKYTINLIKESFLVLLETKKLPQITVTEICNYADINRGTFYLHYKDPFELFEVMQNEFNKELVEALQEGGSPCTSEESMVKLLNIIQDKKTMYQLLISESGKSEFLTRVLLEQNWNEPFLRDYSFTYKVYGSIGVINQWLESNGGESPQSIANIIYSLGHQNK